Sequence from the Kineosporia succinea genome:
AAGGGGTTCGAGGACAACGGCTTCGACGCCCTCTGGGCCGGTGACCACCTCTGGAGCGCGCTCGGTGACAACGGCTACACCCAGCCCCGCTTCGACGCCTGGATGATCGCCGCCGGCATCGCCCAGGCCACGTCGAAGGTCACGGTGGGCACCCTGGTGTCGGCCATCAACATGCGCAATCCCGCCGTGCTGGCCAAGCAGGCGCTGACGCTCGACCACATGTCCGGGGGCCGGGCCGTGGCCGGCATCGGTGCGGGTGGCAACCCGAAAGACGGGGCCGTGGCCGGGGAGAAGCCCTGGTCACCGGCCGAGAAGTCGGAACGGCTCGACGAGTACCTCACCGTGGTACGGCAGGTCGCGGCCGGAGGCGAACTGGACTACACCGGAAAGCATTACAGCACCCAGGGGGTGGCCGGACCGACGCCCGTGGCGCCCAGGGTCCCGCTGCTGGTGGCCGCGCACCTGAAGTCGTCGCTGACCGTCACCGCCCGGCACGCCGACGTCTGGAACTCCTACGGCACGCTGTTCAGCCAGCTCGCGAAGGGCATCCGGCTGACGCCCGAGGAGAGCCTCAGCGTCACGGCCCGGCGATCGGCATTCCTCGATGCGGAGTGCGAGCGCACCGGCCGCGACCCGCAGACCCTGCGCCGCTCGTTCATGCTGGCCTTCACCCAGGACACCCCCTGGGTGAGCGTGCAGCAGTTCCGCGACACCATCGGCCGCTACGCCGAGGTGGGTGTCACGGAGTTCATGTTTCCGTTCCCGCTGCAGGGGCAGCACGATCCGGACGTCTTCACCGAGGTCGTCGAGACCGTGATGCCGAAACTGCAGGCCGGGGAACGCCCGTGATCGACCTGGTCGCCCTGCGCCGGGAGCTGCACGCCGATCCCGAGGTCGGCCTGCAGCTGCCGCGGACGCGCAGCCGGGTGCTCGAGGCCCTGCGTGGTGCCGATCTGGAGATCACCCGGGGCCAGGGCCTCAGCTCGGTCACGGCCGTCCTGAGGGGCGGCCGGCCGGGCCCCTCGGTGCTTCTCCGCGGCGACATGGACGGCCTGCCGATCGCCGAGGACACCGGCCTGCCCTTCGCCTCGACCAACGGCGCCATGCACGCGTGCGGG
This genomic interval carries:
- a CDS encoding LLM class flavin-dependent oxidoreductase; the protein is MSLRFGLMTHAAAEWSELTTRWKGFEDNGFDALWAGDHLWSALGDNGYTQPRFDAWMIAAGIAQATSKVTVGTLVSAINMRNPAVLAKQALTLDHMSGGRAVAGIGAGGNPKDGAVAGEKPWSPAEKSERLDEYLTVVRQVAAGGELDYTGKHYSTQGVAGPTPVAPRVPLLVAAHLKSSLTVTARHADVWNSYGTLFSQLAKGIRLTPEESLSVTARRSAFLDAECERTGRDPQTLRRSFMLAFTQDTPWVSVQQFRDTIGRYAEVGVTEFMFPFPLQGQHDPDVFTEVVETVMPKLQAGERP